The Acidicapsa acidisoli genome contains a region encoding:
- a CDS encoding OmpA family protein: protein MRSSARMIATAAFTFLLMPTFLMGATSQPSAVANEDKTVASSADPAGPVTSAPVTAALFEAPMPPSGGMQYGPPKIELFLGYSYLRAVPSPSSGNRLAWLNGGSTSIAFNLNRYLGIVGDFGGFNDTELNLLGANPSTTPDSSGTVFTYLFGPRFSFRKYDRITPFVQVLFGGVHASEVTLSSCSGAACTLLPAEDTFSMAAGGGLDIKIHRHFALRIIQAEYLGTRFENHTIGATATQNDIRLSSGIVFRFGGGPPPLPTLPVAYSCSVNPSAVFPGETIAVSGTAQNLNPARTPVYTWSVDGGTVAGVSNTAKIDTANLAAGSYTLKGHVSEGDKPGETGDCTTPYSVKAFEPPTVSCSANPPSMLTDGSATITAIGVSPQNRPLTYSYSSTSGSVSGTGSTAMFSAAGVAPGIVTVTCNVVDDKGQTASAPTSVTVQAPAIAPQPVTSSLCSIHFERDVRRPSRVDNEAKACLDDIALNLQRTSDAKLALIGNVSSGESRDKKLSAERAVNTKAYLVGEKGIDSSRIAVYTGSQDEKMVTAVLIPAGATFDTVGATSVDEGQVNAHPRTTGKRQR from the coding sequence ATGAGATCGAGTGCAAGGATGATTGCTACAGCGGCATTTACTTTTCTTCTCATGCCCACGTTCTTAATGGGCGCGACGTCGCAACCGTCGGCAGTTGCCAATGAGGACAAGACTGTCGCGTCCAGCGCCGACCCGGCTGGGCCTGTGACCTCTGCTCCCGTAACTGCGGCTTTGTTTGAAGCCCCGATGCCCCCTTCGGGAGGTATGCAATATGGTCCTCCCAAGATTGAACTGTTTCTGGGGTACTCGTATCTAAGAGCGGTGCCGTCGCCGAGTTCCGGGAACCGGCTGGCTTGGCTCAATGGCGGCAGCACATCCATCGCTTTCAACCTGAACCGGTACCTGGGAATCGTTGGGGACTTTGGCGGTTTCAATGACACGGAACTCAATCTTCTCGGCGCGAATCCGTCCACCACGCCAGACTCCAGCGGGACTGTCTTCACTTATCTCTTTGGTCCGCGGTTCTCTTTCAGGAAGTACGACAGAATTACCCCCTTTGTTCAGGTTCTATTTGGAGGCGTGCACGCAAGCGAGGTGACGCTCTCCAGTTGCTCCGGCGCTGCCTGCACGCTGCTACCTGCCGAAGATACGTTCTCGATGGCCGCTGGTGGCGGACTGGACATCAAAATACACCGGCATTTTGCTCTCCGGATCATTCAAGCCGAATACCTTGGGACGAGGTTCGAAAATCACACCATTGGAGCAACGGCGACACAGAATGACATCCGACTCTCTTCGGGAATTGTCTTTCGGTTCGGCGGAGGCCCGCCTCCACTTCCAACGCTGCCGGTGGCTTATTCTTGCTCGGTCAACCCATCTGCTGTATTCCCTGGAGAGACGATTGCGGTGTCCGGCACGGCTCAGAATCTTAATCCCGCGAGGACGCCGGTCTATACGTGGTCTGTGGATGGCGGAACGGTAGCTGGAGTTTCGAACACCGCCAAGATCGACACGGCAAATCTTGCTGCCGGCTCCTATACGCTCAAGGGCCATGTCTCAGAGGGAGACAAGCCGGGCGAGACCGGGGATTGCACAACTCCGTATTCGGTGAAGGCGTTTGAACCGCCGACGGTTAGTTGTTCTGCCAACCCCCCTTCTATGCTCACCGACGGCTCCGCCACGATCACAGCCATCGGCGTAAGCCCACAGAACCGTCCTTTGACTTACAGCTATAGCTCGACTTCCGGTTCGGTGAGCGGAACCGGCTCGACCGCCATGTTTTCTGCGGCAGGCGTAGCGCCGGGGATCGTCACCGTGACCTGCAATGTCGTAGATGACAAGGGTCAGACTGCTTCCGCCCCAACTTCGGTAACAGTGCAGGCTCCGGCCATCGCCCCCCAGCCTGTGACCAGCTCGCTGTGCTCCATTCATTTTGAGCGCGACGTCCGTCGCCCATCTCGCGTGGATAACGAAGCGAAGGCGTGCCTCGACGATATCGCGCTCAATCTGCAAAGGACCTCCGATGCGAAACTTGCCCTCATCGGAAATGTGTCCAGCGGGGAGAGTCGCGACAAGAAGCTTAGTGCCGAGCGCGCAGTCAACACCAAGGCCTACCTCGTCGGCGAGAAGGGCATCGATTCATCGCGAATTGCCGTCTACACCGGCTCTCAGGATGAAAAGATGGTAACCGCGGTTCTGATTCCGGCTGGTGCAACCTTCGATACCGTCGGCGCTACTTCCGTAGATGAAGGCCAAGTCAACGCTCATCCACGCACAACCGGAAAGCGTCAACGGTAG
- a CDS encoding Ig-like domain-containing protein, with product MRKYRFGITYWLAALFVVFVTGCGQEVVTVPAVVSTIPANGATNVSVSTPISATFSMAMNAASLTTTTFTVTGPGGAVAGAVTYSGVTATFTPAAVLANGTVYTGTITTGAKDVGGTPLLASYVWTFTTITPPPVVTATVPVNGATGVPINQVLSATFNEAMSCATLASPAAAFTVTGPGATTVAGTVSCSGAVATFTPTANLAVNTVYTATITTGAQDLAGTPLAANFVWTFRTVPAPTPPIVISTVPVNLATAVPINQALSATFSVAMTPSTIDTATFTLRGPGGASVTGAVTYVAAGSVATFTPAANLASSTVYTATITTGATDLQGTALANNYVWIFTTAAAVIGTPPAVNSTVPADGATSVPLNQIVSATFSEAMNPATINSTTFTLMGPGTTAVAGLVAYAAIGNTLTFTPTANLAPSTLFTATITTGATNLTGNPLATNYVWTFTTGTTVDTTPPQLVSTVPVNTAADVPLNQAVSAIFSEAMNPLTITTGTFTLTGPGGTAIAGTVSYDAINFIATFTPTAPLIASTIYTATVSNGVTNLAGVALGTTGAPNPWTFTTGTAVVVPPVVLGPTISLFGGFGGGAGLTNQGTQSVINGDIGTTGVSTLITGFHDTSVMVGSVAECTYTETPLNIALVNGTIDTAPPPPTVGCPNEGTAVTFAIATEAALEALTAYNTLAAIPNGLDVSVCPGCGGGTAGELGNRTLAPGVYKSAADSYGITLGDLTLDAKGDPNASWVFQMGTSLTVGTPSAHRSVLLVNGAQAKNVFWQVGSATAINGVLGGGTMQGTIISKAGISVSTAGVAAITTINGRLLDLDASVTIVNTVINVP from the coding sequence ATGCGCAAATACAGGTTTGGAATCACGTATTGGCTGGCGGCTCTATTCGTCGTCTTTGTAACTGGATGCGGCCAGGAAGTGGTGACAGTTCCAGCCGTAGTATCTACAATCCCCGCCAATGGCGCTACAAATGTCTCAGTCAGTACCCCGATCAGCGCAACCTTCAGCATGGCGATGAATGCAGCTTCGCTTACTACTACAACTTTTACTGTGACGGGACCAGGCGGAGCGGTCGCTGGAGCTGTGACTTACAGCGGAGTCACTGCGACATTTACGCCTGCGGCTGTTCTCGCAAACGGAACGGTCTATACGGGAACGATTACTACCGGTGCCAAAGATGTGGGCGGCACTCCCTTGCTTGCCAGTTATGTATGGACCTTTACTACGATTACCCCGCCGCCAGTGGTGACGGCCACCGTTCCAGTGAATGGAGCGACTGGCGTACCTATCAATCAGGTGCTCAGTGCGACCTTCAATGAAGCAATGAGCTGCGCGACGCTCGCGTCTCCTGCGGCAGCCTTTACAGTCACCGGTCCTGGCGCGACAACGGTGGCAGGCACAGTAAGCTGCTCGGGCGCTGTCGCAACTTTCACGCCGACAGCCAACCTTGCAGTGAACACCGTTTACACCGCTACGATTACCACCGGGGCCCAGGATCTGGCAGGCACTCCCCTCGCCGCCAATTTTGTATGGACCTTCAGAACGGTTCCTGCTCCTACTCCTCCAATCGTTATCTCCACCGTACCCGTCAATCTGGCAACTGCTGTTCCGATCAACCAGGCTCTCAGTGCGACCTTCAGTGTGGCAATGACTCCGTCCACGATCGACACTGCAACCTTTACTTTGAGAGGACCGGGCGGAGCCAGCGTGACAGGTGCCGTTACTTATGTCGCAGCCGGTTCGGTGGCGACGTTTACACCCGCTGCCAACCTGGCATCAAGCACGGTATATACAGCTACGATCACCACTGGAGCTACGGACCTGCAAGGTACAGCGCTCGCGAATAACTATGTCTGGATCTTCACCACTGCTGCCGCAGTCATTGGCACGCCGCCAGCGGTGAATTCGACGGTCCCCGCAGATGGAGCAACGTCGGTGCCGCTCAATCAAATTGTCAGCGCCACCTTCAGTGAGGCGATGAACCCTGCCACGATCAACTCGACAACCTTTACGTTGATGGGACCGGGCACCACTGCCGTGGCCGGCCTGGTTGCTTACGCGGCGATTGGGAATACGCTGACTTTCACGCCTACTGCGAATCTGGCGCCGAGCACCCTGTTTACAGCAACGATTACAACCGGGGCGACGAATCTCACCGGAAATCCGCTGGCTACCAACTACGTCTGGACCTTTACAACGGGCACAACCGTGGACACGACCCCACCTCAACTGGTCTCGACGGTCCCAGTGAACACCGCTGCCGACGTACCGCTGAATCAGGCGGTAAGCGCGATCTTCAGCGAGGCGATGAATCCGCTGACTATCACTACAGGGACATTCACGCTTACGGGACCGGGTGGAACTGCTATCGCTGGAACAGTGTCCTATGACGCTATCAATTTCATTGCCACTTTCACGCCGACGGCTCCGCTGATCGCGAGCACAATCTATACGGCAACGGTGAGCAACGGAGTAACAAACCTGGCAGGAGTTGCGCTCGGGACCACGGGCGCTCCGAATCCTTGGACCTTTACAACAGGTACTGCGGTGGTTGTACCGCCAGTCGTGTTAGGACCAACGATTTCGTTGTTTGGCGGCTTTGGCGGTGGTGCCGGGTTGACCAACCAGGGAACCCAGTCAGTCATCAATGGAGATATCGGAACAACCGGTGTTTCTACGCTTATCACCGGATTCCACGATACCAGCGTCATGGTCGGCAGCGTGGCGGAATGCACGTACACCGAGACGCCGCTCAATATTGCGTTGGTAAATGGAACGATCGATACAGCTCCGCCACCTCCTACTGTCGGGTGTCCCAACGAAGGGACCGCTGTGACATTCGCCATCGCAACTGAAGCAGCATTGGAAGCTCTGACAGCTTACAACACCCTTGCTGCTATCCCGAACGGGCTGGATGTGTCGGTCTGCCCCGGATGCGGGGGGGGAACCGCCGGAGAGTTGGGCAATCGAACCCTGGCTCCCGGCGTTTATAAGTCCGCAGCCGACAGCTATGGAATAACACTTGGCGATCTTACTCTCGACGCTAAGGGAGATCCCAATGCTTCCTGGGTCTTTCAGATGGGAACCTCGCTCACTGTGGGCACGCCGTCGGCGCATCGCAGTGTCCTGCTGGTCAACGGAGCCCAGGCCAAAAATGTCTTCTGGCAGGTCGGAAGCGCTACGGCGATCAACGGGGTTCTGGGCGGCGGGACGATGCAGGGAACCATCATCTCAAAGGCTGGGATCTCGGTTTCAACCGCTGGTGTTGCCGCGATAACGACGATCAACGGCAGACTGCTGGACTTGGATGCGTCGGTCACAATCGTAAACACCGTTATCAACGTACCGTAA
- a CDS encoding 2-dehydropantoate 2-reductase, with protein MARIAIVGVGAIGAVIAALLQSIEQHELLLCTRRPLPHLNVETPEGNVHINYTNITAPSQVESVDWVIVATKTYDAPGAGAWVEHLCKQGAPVAVIQNGVEHRERFAPYVSVEQIVPVIIDCPAERRAPESVHQRGPAELFIQSDVLGRSFAALFHSSAVQITLTADFLSAAWRKLCINSAGSISALLGKPAGVFQNEAIGRATLDVVRECAAVGRAMGAILDEDLPQKVLAQYRNYPADSVNSLLADRLAGRPMETDARIGAIVRFGQQHNIATPLNGLLLSLLEAI; from the coding sequence ATGGCACGGATTGCAATTGTCGGAGTCGGCGCTATCGGAGCTGTCATCGCGGCGTTACTACAGTCCATCGAACAGCACGAACTTCTATTATGCACCCGACGTCCTTTGCCGCACCTCAATGTTGAGACTCCTGAAGGTAATGTCCACATCAACTACACGAACATTACCGCCCCTTCACAGGTGGAGTCAGTAGATTGGGTCATAGTTGCCACCAAGACGTACGATGCTCCTGGCGCCGGTGCATGGGTCGAACATCTCTGCAAACAAGGTGCTCCCGTCGCGGTAATTCAGAATGGGGTTGAGCATCGCGAACGCTTTGCCCCCTATGTGTCAGTAGAGCAGATCGTCCCTGTCATTATCGATTGCCCGGCTGAGCGACGAGCACCTGAGAGCGTACATCAGCGCGGGCCCGCTGAGCTTTTCATACAGTCAGACGTACTCGGCCGTTCTTTCGCTGCCCTGTTTCATAGTTCAGCCGTGCAGATCACCCTGACCGCTGACTTTCTCTCCGCAGCTTGGCGCAAACTTTGTATCAACTCCGCCGGTTCGATCTCTGCGCTTTTGGGCAAACCTGCTGGTGTCTTTCAGAATGAGGCGATCGGTCGGGCAACACTCGATGTCGTGCGTGAGTGTGCTGCCGTCGGCCGCGCTATGGGAGCAATCCTCGATGAGGATCTTCCGCAGAAAGTGCTCGCTCAATACCGCAATTACCCTGCCGACTCGGTGAACTCGCTTTTGGCCGACCGCCTTGCTGGTCGCCCGATGGAAACCGACGCTCGCATCGGCGCGATCGTTCGCTTTGGACAGCAGCACAACATAGCGACACCACTAAATGGCCTATTGCTCTCTCTTCTTGAAGCTATATAG
- a CDS encoding site-specific integrase, producing the protein MAKSKMKRKRAPKSILKLPDLEHSKSAVLNSLTSPSSQRTYDHAIREFIEWYCSEPRLAFNKTVVSRYRISLEQQHYASTTINLRLAAVRRLAYEAADCGLLSADLAAGIRRVKGAKRLGMPVGNWLSAEQGKRLLRTVDVGSLRGKRDYATLPFSWDAVCGAPN; encoded by the coding sequence ATGGCAAAGAGCAAGATGAAGCGTAAGCGAGCACCAAAATCCATTCTTAAGCTTCCCGATCTTGAACACTCGAAGAGTGCCGTCCTGAACAGCCTGACTTCACCCAGTTCTCAGCGGACCTACGATCATGCAATCAGAGAATTCATCGAGTGGTACTGTTCGGAACCAAGGCTAGCCTTCAACAAGACCGTGGTTAGCCGGTACCGGATCTCACTCGAACAGCAGCATTATGCATCTACCACAATCAATCTGCGGCTCGCGGCAGTGCGAAGACTCGCGTACGAGGCAGCTGATTGCGGGCTTCTTAGCGCCGACCTGGCTGCTGGAATTCGACGCGTGAAGGGCGCCAAACGACTGGGTATGCCGGTTGGCAATTGGCTTTCCGCGGAGCAGGGAAAGCGTCTTCTGCGGACGGTAGACGTTGGCAGTCTCCGTGGCAAGCGAGACTACGCCACGCTCCCATTCTCTTGGGATGCGGTTTGCGGCGCGCCGAACTGA
- a CDS encoding tyrosine-type recombinase/integrase, which produces MRRAELTALRVEDIQQREEHWVIADLIGKGGHIRTIPVPNWVKAGIEAWTAASGIAGGILLRSINKAGRVWGCGFSPKVIWGVVKEKANVCEIPALAPHDLRRTCARLCHQAGGELEQIQFLLRHVSVQTTERYLGCKQRFHNAVNDRIGIEPDPPG; this is translated from the coding sequence TTGCGGCGCGCCGAACTGACGGCGTTGAGAGTTGAAGATATCCAGCAAAGAGAGGAGCACTGGGTCATAGCCGATCTTATTGGCAAGGGCGGCCATATACGCACCATCCCGGTTCCGAACTGGGTTAAAGCGGGAATTGAGGCGTGGACGGCGGCCTCCGGAATCGCGGGTGGCATTCTGCTTCGGTCAATCAACAAAGCTGGCCGAGTCTGGGGTTGCGGCTTCAGTCCCAAGGTCATCTGGGGCGTGGTGAAGGAGAAAGCAAACGTCTGTGAGATTCCTGCTCTGGCGCCCCACGACCTCCGCCGGACCTGCGCCCGTCTCTGTCATCAGGCAGGCGGTGAGTTGGAGCAAATCCAGTTCCTATTGAGACATGTCTCTGTGCAAACAACCGAGCGATACCTCGGATGCAAACAACGCTTCCACAACGCGGTCAATGATCGGATCGGGATCGAACCGGACCCGCCGGGATAG
- a CDS encoding sugar phosphate isomerase/epimerase family protein, whose product MHTMNRRMFLMGGAAASALLSGTRYLFANPLGLPIGCQTYPVRKSIRTDFAGTMKGLRAAGFTQIELCSPYGYDEFSSLQKYKPQELRRMLEDWGLGCISAHWSANELFQRADQSIAYAKEFGMTQMAIAALGPWSPRTTETVNDVKRYVEPFNAFAEKAHAADIIALLHNEGFVSEHIDGKPVYDMMITDLNPATTKLQFQVSTLQQGYDPVTYFEKYPGRFLSMHCQDWVKDPSTKSGFRQVPLGKGVVDWKGVFAAAKTGGVKNYFVELEEDPSLMPLSVPYLKSLNV is encoded by the coding sequence ATGCATACGATGAATCGGAGGATGTTTCTCATGGGAGGGGCTGCTGCTTCGGCTCTTCTGTCCGGCACGCGATATCTATTCGCTAATCCGCTTGGTCTGCCGATCGGCTGTCAGACCTATCCTGTGCGCAAGTCGATCCGTACCGACTTCGCGGGTACCATGAAGGGATTACGTGCAGCCGGGTTCACTCAGATTGAGCTGTGCTCGCCATACGGTTACGATGAGTTTTCCAGCCTCCAGAAATACAAGCCACAGGAATTGCGGCGCATGCTGGAAGACTGGGGACTCGGCTGTATCTCCGCGCACTGGTCGGCAAATGAGCTCTTTCAAAGGGCGGATCAGAGCATCGCCTATGCGAAGGAGTTCGGTATGACGCAGATGGCGATTGCCGCGCTCGGGCCTTGGAGCCCGAGGACGACGGAGACAGTCAACGATGTGAAGCGCTACGTCGAGCCTTTCAACGCCTTCGCCGAAAAGGCTCACGCCGCAGACATCATCGCATTGCTGCACAATGAAGGCTTCGTCTCCGAACACATTGATGGCAAGCCGGTCTACGACATGATGATCACCGACCTCAATCCCGCCACCACCAAGTTGCAGTTTCAGGTCTCTACCTTGCAGCAGGGCTACGATCCAGTGACCTACTTCGAGAAGTACCCCGGCCGCTTTCTCTCCATGCATTGTCAGGACTGGGTGAAGGACCCCTCCACCAAGTCCGGCTTCCGCCAAGTTCCGTTGGGCAAGGGCGTCGTGGATTGGAAGGGAGTATTTGCGGCCGCAAAAACAGGTGGCGTAAAGAACTACTTCGTTGAACTTGAAGAGGATCCATCGCTGATGCCGCTGAGTGTGCCTTACCTGAAGTCTCTGAACGTGTGA
- a CDS encoding ABC transporter C-terminal domain-containing protein, whose protein sequence is MPNQVIQGTLDIETSTPPTAFDALTINVRAGIIPSGALEQSNYIAIRETAFHRPVVGGPQTPPPPPIGIFSVRASDGLVSSKSIEAEGIIKITGPNSPQPFNVLTVNAASFAVPANLSQSYFIIASDIGAAPPNGLVRFSVRADGLLSAGTIQSPTIDQLQQRIDALEAQIQALTANSGALSADITGVSAQLNAGLGELQGQVDELSGQLSSLSGEVSSLETRT, encoded by the coding sequence ATGCCTAATCAAGTCATTCAAGGAACACTGGACATCGAAACTTCAACCCCACCGACAGCATTTGACGCGCTCACGATCAACGTCAGGGCCGGAATCATTCCATCGGGAGCCCTCGAACAAAGTAACTATATTGCCATTCGGGAAACGGCTTTTCATCGGCCGGTAGTTGGTGGTCCCCAGACACCTCCGCCGCCTCCCATCGGCATTTTCAGCGTGCGGGCGTCCGATGGCCTCGTCAGCAGCAAATCAATCGAGGCTGAGGGGATAATCAAGATTACCGGCCCGAATTCTCCGCAGCCATTCAATGTTCTGACAGTAAATGCCGCCAGCTTCGCAGTGCCGGCTAACCTGAGCCAAAGTTACTTCATCATCGCGAGCGACATAGGAGCTGCACCGCCAAATGGGCTGGTCAGGTTCAGTGTCCGGGCCGATGGCCTGCTTTCAGCCGGGACGATTCAGAGCCCTACCATTGACCAGTTGCAACAGCGAATTGACGCTCTCGAGGCTCAAATTCAAGCGCTTACCGCGAACTCTGGTGCACTTAGCGCAGACATTACTGGCGTCAGCGCGCAATTGAATGCGGGGCTCGGCGAACTTCAGGGCCAAGTCGACGAACTTTCGGGCCAATTAAGTTCTTTGTCTGGCGAGGTGAGCAGCTTGGAAACAAGAACATGA
- a CDS encoding winged helix-turn-helix domain-containing tetratricopeptide repeat protein, with translation MATQSNTPPDRLSFKEFDFDCSTRELKKDGQKVRLEPQPAKVLTVLLRNAGEIVTRQELIREVWGFETFVDFDQGLNYAIRRIRAALDDDADLPRFLEMVPKRGYRFVAAVSRVPGHNPPEMPLPYEKKPGRRIAVAISAIIALALIAAAVAVIYNRRVPATQNKINSLAVLPLRNLSKDSDQEYFSDGMTEELITDLSKVTGVRVISHTSVERYKNTKRPLAEIARELGVDAIVEGAVMRSGEHVRITAQLIDAQHDQHVWAESYEGDLRNVLGLQDEVARKIANEIGIKLSDAGAIGTGVPKPTVDPVAYESYLKGRSYFDHMSCHDFEDALAYFQLAVHKDPKFAAAYSGMADAYFTLGDWRCVHEEHFDEAEIAATRAIELEPGNAHGYAVLAEVGFSRDWNWIGPVKQFTTAIDLDPNDPNIHAYYGMFLVAMGKAEEGIAEERKAQELDPFSDRTNLMYTWTLYLAHRFDDAIAQANHALSISQSYGEYYWLGQCYENKGMPDQAIAFYLKTMSGVPEENSIRLAAYRKGGLAEYWREDELIRNRNNQKVDPIRQAMYYAHTGERGKAIEQLQLAYRQHTNGLQFLKTEPVYDGLRDDPRFKELLVKLGL, from the coding sequence GTGGCGACCCAGTCAAATACTCCTCCAGACCGCCTCAGTTTCAAGGAGTTTGATTTCGACTGCAGCACCCGCGAGCTAAAGAAGGATGGCCAGAAGGTCCGGCTCGAGCCTCAGCCAGCAAAGGTGCTGACGGTGCTACTTCGCAACGCCGGAGAGATCGTCACACGCCAGGAATTGATCCGGGAGGTCTGGGGATTTGAAACTTTCGTCGATTTCGACCAAGGGCTGAACTACGCGATTCGACGCATTCGCGCCGCACTGGACGATGATGCTGACCTCCCTCGTTTTCTGGAGATGGTTCCAAAACGAGGGTATCGTTTTGTTGCAGCAGTCAGCAGGGTTCCCGGGCATAACCCACCAGAGATGCCCTTGCCCTACGAAAAGAAACCAGGGCGGCGTATCGCAGTCGCGATCAGCGCAATCATCGCGTTAGCGCTGATAGCGGCAGCTGTAGCCGTGATCTACAATCGGCGGGTGCCGGCGACCCAAAATAAGATCAACTCCCTAGCGGTCCTTCCTCTCCGCAACCTCTCTAAAGATTCCGACCAGGAATACTTCAGCGACGGAATGACTGAGGAGCTGATTACTGATCTGTCGAAAGTGACCGGGGTGCGTGTGATTTCCCATACCTCAGTGGAACGGTATAAGAATACAAAGCGTCCGCTGGCCGAGATTGCGCGGGAGTTGGGGGTCGATGCCATCGTCGAAGGCGCGGTTATGCGCTCGGGGGAGCACGTCCGAATCACAGCTCAGCTCATTGACGCACAACACGATCAGCACGTCTGGGCCGAAAGTTATGAAGGCGATCTTCGAAATGTCCTCGGGCTTCAGGATGAGGTGGCTAGGAAAATCGCGAATGAGATCGGAATCAAATTGAGCGATGCCGGCGCGATCGGAACCGGCGTGCCGAAGCCCACGGTTGATCCTGTCGCCTATGAATCGTACTTAAAAGGGCGCTCTTACTTCGACCACATGAGCTGCCATGATTTTGAAGACGCTCTCGCCTATTTTCAATTAGCAGTTCATAAAGATCCGAAGTTCGCGGCGGCATACTCCGGTATGGCTGACGCGTACTTTACGCTTGGCGACTGGCGTTGCGTTCATGAGGAACATTTTGACGAGGCAGAAATTGCAGCTACGAGGGCAATCGAGCTTGAGCCGGGCAACGCTCACGGTTATGCAGTACTCGCAGAGGTCGGCTTTTCTCGCGACTGGAACTGGATTGGACCGGTGAAGCAGTTTACAACCGCGATCGATCTGGATCCCAATGACCCCAACATCCACGCTTACTATGGGATGTTCCTGGTTGCTATGGGAAAGGCGGAGGAAGGTATAGCCGAGGAGCGGAAGGCTCAGGAGTTAGATCCATTCTCCGACCGGACAAATCTTATGTACACGTGGACCTTGTATTTGGCACATCGTTTCGACGACGCGATTGCGCAGGCAAATCATGCCCTGTCCATTTCCCAGTCCTATGGCGAATATTATTGGCTGGGACAGTGCTATGAGAATAAAGGTATGCCTGATCAAGCGATTGCGTTTTATCTGAAGACCATGTCCGGAGTGCCGGAAGAGAATTCGATTCGACTCGCCGCATACCGAAAAGGCGGCCTTGCAGAATACTGGAGAGAGGACGAGCTGATCCGGAACAGGAATAACCAAAAGGTCGATCCTATTCGCCAAGCCATGTACTACGCCCATACGGGAGAGAGAGGAAAGGCCATTGAACAACTCCAACTGGCCTACCGCCAACACACCAATGGGCTACAGTTTCTGAAAACCGAGCCCGTCTATGACGGCCTCCGCGACGATCCTCGGTTCAAAGAACTCCTCGTGAAGTTGGGGTTATAA
- a CDS encoding nucleotidyltransferase domain-containing protein, with protein sequence MASNVQQYIDAVAQLDACGENSLVSVILFGSAASGFFSESSDVDLILVLPNEAALDDRRRLREAVSDLEITHGLRLPASRRKNLLEMFAEHAGGEAHSCFLCTRDDLMSGDAARVFGLRAVEKLLVDRIVLASVIVSAKTAWGEELLSLIPLPPLRRLDVFKALWGLAGLTLLSVVAFPVLYDATRYGMSALKHSLHSCYFCYHLKTAPLNEEVEFFNSRLGRSKTLQDLLNQRRKYHRSFRFVLRCVPVLFRLHLQTALDNRFPREVARRDIPGYGSHPPALT encoded by the coding sequence ATGGCGAGTAATGTTCAGCAATACATTGATGCGGTCGCGCAACTGGACGCCTGTGGCGAGAATTCGCTGGTCAGCGTGATTCTCTTCGGTAGCGCAGCGAGCGGCTTCTTCTCGGAGTCATCCGATGTGGATCTCATCCTTGTGCTGCCCAACGAAGCGGCTCTGGATGATCGACGTCGCCTTCGCGAGGCGGTATCGGACCTCGAAATCACGCACGGCCTTCGATTGCCTGCGAGCCGACGAAAAAACCTGCTCGAAATGTTCGCTGAACACGCCGGGGGAGAGGCACACTCCTGCTTTCTTTGCACCCGAGACGACCTGATGTCGGGAGACGCAGCGAGAGTCTTCGGCTTGCGAGCAGTCGAAAAACTGCTCGTCGACCGTATCGTTCTTGCCAGCGTGATCGTTTCGGCTAAGACTGCCTGGGGCGAGGAGTTACTGTCCCTCATACCCCTGCCTCCCCTTCGGCGCCTTGACGTTTTCAAAGCACTTTGGGGATTGGCTGGCCTGACCCTATTAAGCGTCGTCGCCTTTCCGGTGCTCTACGACGCGACGAGGTACGGGATGAGTGCACTCAAGCACTCGCTACACAGCTGCTATTTCTGCTATCACCTGAAGACGGCTCCCCTCAACGAAGAAGTTGAGTTCTTCAACTCTCGTCTGGGTCGAAGCAAGACACTGCAGGACTTGTTGAACCAGCGGCGAAAGTATCATCGATCATTCCGTTTCGTGCTGCGCTGTGTACCGGTTCTCTTCCGACTCCACCTGCAGACCGCGTTGGATAACCGGTTCCCACGCGAGGTGGCCAGGAGAGATATACCAGGTTATGGATCTCATCCCCCAGCTCTGACTTAG